One Sphaerisporangium krabiense DNA segment encodes these proteins:
- a CDS encoding MFS transporter — MSRRAGFWTLGGTLLAFMAASSAPSPLYVVYQARWAFSSGTLTAVFAVYALALLVALLTVGGLSDFVGRRPVLLAALIGEIVAMVTFLTADGVGQLLAARVLQGLATGAATGTISAGLVDLQPSPGSRLGPLVNTAAPTTGLAIGALGTGLLAQYAPAPTTLVFALLTAVFVLITAAIALLPDTVTPRPGALASLRPRARVPRQARGAFLGAVPCLIATWALGGLYLSLGPSLVVGVLHVPGRLVGGLLVTVITGAGAVASVLARDLAPRRVMIGGSAALAAGTIITLTGLALTSPPLFFAGAAVAGSGFGASFLGTLRSLAALAAPRERAELFAAVYVVSYLAFSLPAVLAGELVPVLGLATTATAYSVLIIVLALVAVAAGPLLKRPLPTADQSLPQAAPATEPV; from the coding sequence ATGTCACGGCGCGCGGGGTTCTGGACGCTCGGGGGCACGTTACTGGCGTTCATGGCCGCGTCCAGCGCGCCGTCGCCGCTCTACGTCGTGTACCAGGCGCGATGGGCCTTCTCCTCCGGCACGCTGACCGCCGTCTTCGCCGTCTACGCCCTCGCCCTGCTGGTCGCGCTGCTCACGGTCGGAGGGCTCTCCGACTTCGTGGGACGCCGCCCGGTGCTGCTGGCCGCCCTGATCGGCGAGATCGTGGCCATGGTGACCTTCCTGACGGCGGACGGGGTCGGGCAGCTTCTGGCGGCGCGCGTCCTGCAGGGGCTCGCGACCGGCGCGGCCACCGGCACCATCAGCGCGGGACTCGTGGACCTGCAGCCCTCCCCCGGCTCGCGGCTCGGCCCGCTGGTGAACACCGCGGCGCCGACCACCGGCCTCGCCATCGGCGCCCTCGGCACGGGACTGCTCGCCCAGTACGCGCCCGCGCCGACCACGCTCGTGTTCGCCCTGCTCACGGCCGTCTTCGTGCTGATCACCGCCGCGATCGCCCTGCTCCCGGACACGGTCACGCCGCGCCCGGGCGCCCTGGCCTCGCTGCGCCCCCGCGCGCGGGTCCCCCGGCAGGCACGGGGCGCGTTCCTCGGGGCCGTCCCGTGCCTGATCGCCACCTGGGCCCTGGGCGGGCTGTACCTGTCGCTCGGGCCCTCGCTCGTGGTCGGCGTCCTGCACGTCCCCGGCCGTCTGGTCGGCGGGCTCCTGGTGACCGTGATCACGGGCGCGGGGGCCGTCGCCTCGGTGCTGGCCCGCGACCTCGCGCCGCGGCGGGTCATGATCGGCGGCTCGGCGGCCCTGGCGGCCGGCACGATCATCACCCTGACCGGCCTGGCCCTGACGTCGCCGCCGCTGTTCTTCGCCGGCGCCGCCGTCGCGGGCTCCGGTTTCGGCGCCTCGTTCCTCGGCACCCTGCGCTCACTCGCCGCCCTCGCGGCCCCCCGCGAGCGCGCGGAGCTGTTCGCCGCCGTCTATGTGGTCAGCTACCTCGCCTTCAGCCTCCCCGCCGTCCTCGCGGGCGAACTCGTCCCCGTCCTCGGACTCGCCACGACGGCCACCGCGTACAGCGTCTTGATCATCGTCCTGGCCCTCGTCGCCGTGGCCGCCGGCCCCCTCCTGAAGCGCCCTCTCCCCACTGCCGACCAATCCCTGCCCCAGGCCGCCCCCGCCACCGAACCCGTCTGA
- a CDS encoding DUF6343 family protein, with the protein MWGNRSGTEPRTARSPLGLRAILSGVTLPLAMAVGVAFIVAGNSTGAGIWYAEAAVAFAVALIAATDLMVIRHRARRRSHQDQPPPP; encoded by the coding sequence ATGTGGGGGAACCGATCAGGAACCGAGCCGAGAACGGCGCGCAGCCCGCTCGGCCTGCGCGCCATCCTCTCCGGCGTGACCCTGCCCCTGGCGATGGCCGTCGGCGTCGCCTTCATCGTGGCGGGGAACAGCACCGGCGCCGGCATCTGGTACGCCGAGGCCGCCGTGGCCTTCGCCGTCGCCCTCATCGCCGCCACAGACCTCATGGTGATCCGCCACAGAGCCCGCCGGCGTTCTCACCAGGACCAACCCCCGCCTCCTTGA
- a CDS encoding pyridoxamine 5'-phosphate oxidase family protein, whose protein sequence is MTEGPAVVEVTSEAELRALLGAPIPRALAKERVALHARDREWLAASPFCLVATSGADGACDVSPKGDPPGFTHVIDDTTIAIPDRPGNRRVDGFLNILANPHVGLLYVVPGRNETLRVNGRARLVREAPYFDEMIVKGHRPALALVVEIEQIFFHCGKSFMRSSLWKPETWNPDALPSHATIVKSVQQTEETLEELEKYYGAQYATRLYSS, encoded by the coding sequence ATGACGGAGGGACCTGCGGTCGTGGAGGTCACCTCGGAGGCCGAGTTGCGGGCGCTGCTCGGCGCGCCGATTCCCCGGGCCCTGGCGAAGGAGCGGGTGGCGCTGCACGCGCGGGACCGCGAGTGGCTGGCGGCGTCCCCGTTCTGCCTGGTGGCGACCTCCGGAGCGGACGGCGCGTGCGACGTCTCCCCCAAGGGCGACCCTCCCGGCTTCACCCACGTGATCGACGACACCACGATCGCGATCCCGGACCGCCCGGGGAACCGGCGGGTGGACGGGTTCCTGAACATCCTGGCCAACCCGCACGTCGGCCTGCTCTACGTGGTCCCCGGGCGCAACGAGACGCTGCGCGTCAACGGCCGCGCCCGGCTGGTGCGCGAGGCGCCGTACTTCGACGAGATGATCGTCAAGGGCCATCGCCCCGCGCTCGCGCTGGTCGTGGAGATCGAGCAGATCTTCTTCCACTGCGGCAAGTCGTTCATGCGCTCGTCGCTGTGGAAGCCGGAGACCTGGAACCCCGACGCCCTGCCGTCGCACGCCACCATCGTCAAGAGCGTGCAGCAGACCGAGGAGACCCTCGAAGAGCTGGAGAAGTACTACGGCGCACAGTACGCCACCCGCCTCTACAGCTCCTGA
- a CDS encoding FkbO/Hyg5 family chorismatase, whose translation MRQSLHASDRGLRCFFDKSLSSGVGHAAGNVLGRVHYGHGSASALDQGTPLLSVHMAGPGTDPFTEVWVTDRPVRAGARGDLLYAEDGEHIFCATRVPARDVYRDAVHEAYHEAFALIAGLGYTRPFRMWNLVGSITGGNADDMEIYQDFCVGRAKAFEEWSDRIGPMPAATGIGTLSPGIDLYFLASRDGVPQHLENPRQTPAYNYPDRYGPKSPSFARATYLRGTGGDPDTLYVSGTASIVGDDTVRHGDIAGQCEVTLANIEALIGAENLRRYGVEHGFRLTDLDHVKVYVRDAEHLPAVRARCAEAFAGHAEVAYLNVDVCRRDLLVEIEGICR comes from the coding sequence GTGCGTCAATCACTCCATGCCTCCGATCGTGGCCTGCGGTGCTTCTTCGACAAGTCCCTTTCCTCCGGCGTCGGCCACGCCGCGGGGAACGTGCTCGGGCGCGTCCACTACGGGCACGGCAGCGCATCCGCGCTCGACCAGGGCACCCCCCTGCTGTCCGTCCACATGGCCGGCCCCGGCACCGACCCCTTCACCGAGGTCTGGGTCACCGACCGGCCCGTGCGCGCCGGCGCCAGGGGAGACCTGCTCTACGCCGAGGACGGCGAGCACATCTTCTGCGCCACGCGCGTCCCGGCCAGGGACGTCTACCGGGACGCGGTCCACGAGGCGTACCACGAGGCCTTCGCGCTGATCGCCGGGCTGGGCTACACCCGGCCGTTCCGCATGTGGAACCTCGTCGGCTCGATCACCGGCGGCAACGCCGACGACATGGAGATCTACCAGGACTTCTGCGTGGGCCGTGCCAAGGCGTTCGAGGAGTGGTCGGACCGGATCGGCCCGATGCCCGCCGCCACCGGCATCGGCACCCTGAGCCCCGGCATCGACCTGTACTTCCTCGCCTCCCGCGACGGCGTGCCCCAGCACCTGGAGAACCCCCGGCAGACCCCCGCCTACAACTACCCCGACCGGTACGGGCCCAAGTCGCCGAGCTTCGCCCGGGCCACCTACCTCAGGGGGACCGGCGGCGACCCGGACACCCTCTACGTCTCCGGGACCGCCAGCATCGTCGGCGACGACACCGTGCGCCACGGCGACATCGCCGGGCAGTGCGAGGTCACGCTGGCCAACATCGAGGCGCTGATCGGGGCGGAGAACCTGCGCCGGTACGGCGTCGAGCACGGATTCCGGCTCACCGACCTCGACCACGTCAAGGTCTACGTCCGCGACGCCGAGCACCTGCCCGCCGTGCGCGCCCGATGCGCCGAGGCCTTCGCGGGCCACGCCGAGGTCGCCTACCTGAACGTCGACGTGTGCCGCCGCGACCTGCTGGTGGAGATCGAAGGGATCTGCCGATGA
- a CDS encoding Smr/MutS family protein encodes MKLKLDLHDIYNRGAEIDRALHGIIQEAIRKKATEVEIIPGKGSGQLKKKVLRFLDQKEIKALYHRIDKDAKNHGRLFVYFRHK; translated from the coding sequence GTGAAGCTGAAGCTCGATCTCCACGACATCTACAACAGGGGCGCCGAGATCGACCGCGCGCTGCACGGCATCATCCAGGAGGCGATCCGGAAGAAGGCCACCGAGGTCGAGATCATCCCCGGCAAGGGCTCGGGCCAGCTCAAGAAGAAGGTCCTGCGCTTCCTGGACCAGAAGGAGATCAAGGCCCTGTACCACCGCATCGACAAGGACGCCAAGAACCACGGCCGGCTGTTCGTGTACTTCCGGCACAAGTGA
- a CDS encoding AMP-binding protein, whose product MTARPATLRPLPERPAGHPTPERPTGPSANLVERLEEAARDGGRLDRPAYIVQGRVFRHADVYEGAARAAAAYAARGLGRGSRILIALPDGVDFVWAFLGALRVGAVAVPVNSLLHPDELRRAGEIAEPHAAVATPELAGHFAPPVVLTPDDLDADPARAGSAPPYAACSPDTPAFAVFTSGTTGDPRLCFHTHGDPEVFDLAIGTAVGVGPGDVCFSVSRLYFAYGLGNSLFLPLLRGATTILSPPRATEDDAVTVIKEHGVTVFYGQPSFYARLLGHPGHDVLGTLRTAVVAGEVLPEALERRLRGILGERLLNVFGTTEIGHAMLANGPGVVREHTLGRVLPPYRVRVVDDDGREVPAGTEGSLQVAGPTIGPGVARGGDAPARLTPDEWYTTGDAATVDGDGFVRVHGRLDDIEIVGGANVHPSEIEDLLLEHPGVREAAVCSVRRGAGVSGLRAFVVPAEGAGDPERLRAELLDTARARLTWYKAPEDVVFVPELPRNPTGKLLRRKLRLMAGKEGLRP is encoded by the coding sequence ATGACGGCGCGGCCGGCGACCCTTCGCCCCCTCCCCGAGCGGCCCGCGGGCCACCCCACCCCTGAGCGGCCCACCGGCCCGAGCGCCAACCTCGTCGAACGCCTGGAGGAGGCGGCACGGGACGGCGGCCGGCTGGACCGGCCCGCCTACATCGTCCAGGGCCGCGTCTTCCGGCACGCGGACGTCTACGAGGGCGCCGCGCGGGCCGCGGCGGCGTACGCGGCCCGCGGGCTCGGGCGCGGCTCGCGCATCCTGATCGCCCTGCCCGACGGCGTGGACTTCGTGTGGGCCTTCCTCGGGGCGCTGCGCGTCGGCGCGGTCGCCGTCCCGGTCAACTCGCTGCTGCATCCCGACGAGCTGCGGCGCGCCGGGGAGATCGCCGAACCGCACGCCGCCGTGGCCACCCCCGAGCTCGCCGGCCACTTCGCGCCGCCCGTCGTCCTCACCCCGGACGACCTGGACGCGGACCCCGCGCGGGCCGGCTCGGCGCCGCCGTACGCCGCGTGCTCCCCGGACACGCCGGCGTTCGCCGTGTTCACCTCCGGGACCACCGGCGACCCGCGGCTGTGCTTCCACACCCACGGCGACCCGGAGGTCTTCGACCTCGCCATCGGCACCGCGGTCGGCGTGGGCCCCGGCGACGTCTGCTTCTCGGTGTCGCGCCTGTACTTCGCCTACGGCCTCGGCAACTCGCTGTTCCTCCCGCTGCTCCGCGGCGCCACCACGATCCTGTCCCCGCCGAGGGCCACCGAGGACGACGCGGTCACCGTCATCAAGGAGCACGGCGTCACCGTCTTCTACGGCCAGCCGAGCTTCTACGCCCGGCTGCTCGGCCACCCCGGCCACGACGTGCTCGGCACCCTGCGGACGGCCGTCGTCGCCGGGGAGGTGTTGCCGGAGGCGCTGGAACGGCGGCTGCGCGGCATACTCGGCGAGCGGCTGCTGAACGTGTTCGGGACCACCGAGATCGGCCACGCGATGCTGGCGAACGGCCCCGGCGTGGTGCGGGAGCACACCCTGGGCAGGGTGCTGCCGCCCTACCGGGTGAGGGTCGTCGACGACGACGGGCGGGAGGTCCCCGCGGGCACCGAGGGAAGCCTCCAGGTCGCCGGGCCGACGATCGGCCCCGGCGTCGCGCGCGGCGGCGACGCCCCGGCGCGCCTCACCCCCGACGAGTGGTACACCACCGGGGACGCGGCCACCGTGGACGGCGACGGCTTCGTCCGCGTGCACGGCCGGCTCGACGACATCGAGATCGTGGGCGGCGCCAACGTGCACCCGTCCGAGATCGAAGATCTCCTCCTGGAGCATCCGGGCGTCCGGGAGGCGGCGGTGTGCTCGGTGCGGCGCGGCGCGGGCGTGTCGGGCCTGCGCGCCTTCGTCGTCCCGGCCGAGGGCGCGGGCGACCCCGAACGCCTGCGCGCCGAGCTGCTCGACACCGCGCGGGCCAGGCTGACCTGGTACAAGGCGCCGGAGGACGTCGTCTTCGTCCCGGAGCTGCCGCGCAATCCCACCGGCAAGCTGCTGCGCCGCAAGTTGCGGCTGATGGCAGGAAAGGAAGGGCTTCGTCCATGA
- a CDS encoding dihydrolipoyl dehydrogenase family protein, whose translation MADDGDAFDVIVIGAGPVGEITAKRAVRDGLTAAVVEERLAGGECAYYACIPSKALLRPVELAAEVRRLPGVELRGPIDAAAVLARRDEVVSHLDDAGQVRWIEDVPATFLRGRGRLAGPLRVEVTGPDGDVRTLRARHAVVVATGSDPRVPGVPGLREARPWTNREATVAEQVPKRLVVIGGGAVGCEMAQALYALGALETTMLVRGDRLLSRFEPFAGELLADSLRRDGLDVRFGRSAVRVERPFPDGPVTVHLDDGGRIEADEILVATGRRPAVADLGLETVGVPADGPIEVDATMRATAVPDGWLYAAGDVNGLNLLTHMGKYQARVCGDAIAARARDLPGDPARDTADHAGAPQVIFTDPQVCAVGLTESQAREAGLPVRVVEDDLATVAAARLQAADYRGRVKIVVDEERRVLLGATIVGPAVLDHLHAATVAVAAEVPLDRLWQAVPVFPTMSEFWLHLLEAYGL comes from the coding sequence ATGGCTGACGATGGCGACGCGTTCGACGTGATCGTGATAGGCGCGGGCCCGGTCGGGGAGATCACCGCCAAGCGGGCCGTGCGGGACGGCCTGACGGCGGCCGTCGTCGAGGAGCGCCTGGCCGGCGGCGAGTGCGCCTACTACGCGTGCATCCCGAGCAAGGCCCTGCTGCGGCCGGTGGAGCTGGCCGCCGAGGTGCGCAGGCTGCCGGGCGTGGAGCTGCGCGGCCCGATCGACGCGGCGGCGGTGCTGGCCCGCAGGGACGAGGTCGTGTCACACCTCGACGACGCCGGCCAGGTGCGCTGGATCGAGGACGTGCCGGCGACGTTCCTCCGGGGCCGGGGACGCCTGGCGGGGCCGCTGCGCGTCGAGGTGACCGGGCCGGACGGGGACGTCAGGACGCTCCGGGCCCGGCACGCGGTCGTCGTCGCCACCGGCAGTGACCCCCGCGTCCCCGGCGTTCCCGGGCTGCGCGAGGCGCGGCCGTGGACCAACCGGGAGGCCACGGTCGCCGAGCAGGTGCCGAAGCGGCTGGTCGTGATCGGCGGCGGCGCCGTCGGCTGCGAGATGGCGCAGGCCCTGTACGCGCTCGGGGCGCTGGAGACGACGATGCTCGTGCGCGGCGACCGCCTGCTGAGCCGGTTCGAGCCGTTCGCCGGGGAGCTTCTCGCGGACTCGCTGCGGCGGGACGGCCTGGACGTGCGGTTCGGCCGCTCCGCCGTCCGCGTCGAACGCCCCTTCCCCGACGGCCCGGTGACCGTCCACCTCGACGACGGCGGGCGGATCGAGGCCGACGAGATCCTCGTGGCGACCGGGCGCCGGCCCGCCGTCGCCGACCTCGGCCTGGAGACGGTGGGCGTGCCGGCGGACGGTCCGATCGAGGTGGACGCGACCATGCGGGCGACCGCCGTCCCGGACGGCTGGCTCTACGCCGCCGGGGACGTCAACGGGCTGAACCTACTCACCCATATGGGCAAATATCAGGCCCGGGTGTGCGGGGACGCGATCGCCGCCCGCGCCCGGGACCTGCCCGGCGACCCGGCGCGCGACACCGCCGACCACGCGGGCGCCCCGCAGGTCATCTTCACCGACCCGCAGGTCTGCGCGGTGGGTCTCACCGAGTCGCAGGCGCGCGAGGCCGGCCTGCCGGTGCGGGTCGTGGAGGACGACCTCGCCACGGTGGCGGCCGCGCGCCTCCAGGCCGCCGACTACCGTGGCCGGGTGAAGATCGTCGTCGACGAGGAGCGCCGCGTCCTTCTCGGCGCCACCATCGTGGGCCCCGCCGTCCTGGACCACCTCCACGCCGCCACGGTCGCGGTCGCCGCGGAGGTCCCCCTGGACCGTCTCTGGCAGGCCGTCCCGGTGTTCCCGACGATGAGCGAGTTCTGGCTGCACCTGCTGGAGGCGTACGGCCTGTGA
- a CDS encoding ArsR/SmtB family transcription factor translates to MVSSTRELAHPEAADLVVTDVLFALSDPARLALVRRLAEGPLEVAACQPIEGEIPKSTLSHHLKTLREAGVIRNVPAGRQRYVSLRRDDLEGRFPGLLAAILATPAPSDV, encoded by the coding sequence ATGGTGTCCTCGACGCGGGAACTGGCGCACCCCGAAGCCGCCGACCTGGTGGTGACCGACGTGCTCTTCGCCCTGAGCGACCCCGCGCGGCTCGCGCTGGTGCGGCGGCTCGCCGAGGGGCCACTCGAAGTGGCCGCCTGCCAGCCCATCGAGGGCGAGATCCCCAAATCGACCCTCTCCCACCACCTCAAGACGCTCCGCGAGGCGGGGGTGATCCGCAACGTCCCGGCGGGCCGACAGCGCTACGTGAGCCTGCGCCGTGACGACCTGGAGGGGCGCTTCCCCGGCCTGCTCGCCGCCATCCTCGCCACGCCCGCGCCCTCGGACGTCTGA
- a CDS encoding DMT family transporter: MTGTAASDRVIDVKAALAVGVTMVLWSSAFVAIRYAGADLHPGSLALGRLVIGAVALAALLVVRGEGLPPRAAWPGIVAVGLFWFGVYTVALNWGERHADAGTAALIVGIGPILVALLGGRLLNEGFPRPLLAGLAIAFAGSAVVGLAGGGGESSLWGVLLCLVAAVGYAIGVVGQKRALAHASALQVTTFGCALGAAACLPFAGQLVSDVRAAPGGATLAMVYLGLLPTAVAFWTWAYALTRMTAGRLGATTYVVPVLVVLLSWALLDEVPTPLALAGGALCLLGVAVSRRRPRPPAPTPAATVPATGRSSV, translated from the coding sequence ATGACAGGAACCGCGGCCTCGGACCGCGTGATCGATGTGAAGGCCGCGCTGGCGGTCGGCGTCACCATGGTGCTGTGGTCCTCGGCCTTCGTCGCGATCCGGTACGCCGGGGCCGACCTGCACCCCGGCTCGCTCGCGCTCGGCAGGCTGGTGATCGGCGCCGTCGCGCTCGCGGCCCTGCTCGTGGTGCGCGGCGAGGGGCTGCCGCCGCGCGCCGCCTGGCCCGGCATCGTCGCCGTCGGCCTCTTCTGGTTCGGCGTCTACACCGTGGCCCTGAACTGGGGCGAGCGGCACGCCGACGCGGGCACGGCCGCGCTGATCGTCGGCATCGGCCCCATCCTGGTCGCGCTGCTCGGCGGGCGGCTGCTGAACGAGGGCTTCCCCCGGCCGCTCCTGGCCGGGCTCGCCATCGCCTTCGCCGGGTCGGCGGTGGTCGGGCTGGCCGGCGGGGGAGGGGAGAGCTCCCTGTGGGGCGTGCTGCTCTGCCTGGTCGCGGCCGTGGGGTACGCCATCGGGGTCGTCGGGCAGAAGCGGGCGCTCGCCCACGCCTCGGCCCTCCAGGTGACCACGTTCGGCTGCGCGCTCGGCGCGGCGGCCTGCCTGCCGTTCGCCGGGCAGCTCGTCTCCGACGTGCGCGCCGCGCCGGGCGGGGCCACCCTGGCGATGGTCTACCTCGGCCTGCTCCCCACCGCCGTGGCGTTCTGGACGTGGGCCTACGCGCTGACGCGCATGACGGCCGGGAGGCTCGGCGCCACCACCTACGTGGTGCCCGTGCTGGTGGTGCTGCTGTCCTGGGCGCTGCTGGACGAGGTTCCCACCCCGCTCGCCCTGGCGGGCGGCGCCCTGTGCCTCCTCGGCGTCGCGGTGTCCCGGCGGCGCCCGCGGCCCCCCGCGCCCACCCCGGCGGCGACCGTCCCGGCGACCGGCCGAAGTTCCGTCTAG
- the dhaM gene encoding dihydroxyacetone kinase phosphoryl donor subunit DhaM, producing the protein MSTPQRLVGIVLVSHSDTLASSAAALAVQIAGPDVRVAPAGGTEDGGLGTSPDKVAAAIEAVDQGAGVVLIPDLGSSVLTARLLESPGRVAIADVPFVEGAIAAAVQAGIGGTLQDVLAAAEDARVYRKL; encoded by the coding sequence ATGAGCACCCCTCAGCGTCTGGTTGGAATCGTCCTGGTCTCGCACAGTGACACGCTCGCGTCCTCGGCCGCGGCCCTCGCCGTGCAGATCGCCGGGCCCGACGTGCGCGTGGCCCCGGCGGGCGGCACGGAGGACGGCGGCCTCGGCACCAGCCCCGACAAGGTCGCCGCGGCCATCGAAGCGGTCGACCAGGGGGCCGGCGTGGTGCTGATCCCCGACCTCGGCAGCTCGGTGCTCACCGCCCGCCTGCTCGAATCGCCCGGCCGGGTCGCCATCGCCGACGTCCCCTTCGTCGAGGGCGCGATCGCCGCCGCCGTCCAGGCCGGGATCGGCGGCACCCTCCAGGACGTCCTGGCCGCCGCCGAGGACGCCCGCGTCTACCGCAAGCTCTGA